A stretch of Enterobacter cloacae complex sp. ECNIH7 DNA encodes these proteins:
- a CDS encoding Maf family protein codes for MTSLYLASGSPRRQELLTQLGVSFERIVTGIEEKRAEGESAQQYVSRLAREKAQAGVASVPRDLPVLGADTIVILNGEVLEKPRDADHAARMLHKMSGQTHQVMTAVALADRQHVLDCLVVTEVTFRVLTDDDIAAYIASGEPMDKAGAYGIQGLGGCFVRKINGSYHAVVGLPLVETYELLSNFNSLREGRDNYDG; via the coding sequence ATGACGTCTTTGTATCTCGCTTCCGGCTCCCCGCGCCGTCAGGAACTCCTGACGCAGCTAGGGGTCTCTTTTGAACGCATCGTTACCGGCATTGAAGAAAAGCGTGCTGAGGGCGAAAGCGCTCAACAGTATGTGTCTCGCCTGGCGCGCGAGAAAGCGCAGGCGGGCGTGGCCAGTGTGCCACGCGATCTTCCCGTGCTGGGAGCAGATACCATCGTTATTCTGAACGGTGAAGTGCTTGAGAAACCGCGCGATGCCGATCATGCGGCGCGCATGCTGCACAAAATGTCCGGACAAACGCATCAGGTGATGACGGCCGTCGCGCTGGCTGACCGCCAGCACGTGCTGGATTGCCTGGTGGTGACCGAAGTGACGTTCAGAGTACTTACCGACGACGACATCGCCGCTTATATTGCCAGCGGTGAACCGATGGATAAAGCAGGTGCATACGGTATTCAGGGGCTGGGTGGCTGTTTTGTCAGGAAGATTAATGGCAGCTATCACGCCGTAGTCGGCTTACCGCTGGTGGAAACGTATGAGTTGCTGAGCAATTTTAACTCACTGCGTGAGGGAAGGGATAATTATGACGGCTGA